In Bacillota bacterium, one genomic interval encodes:
- a CDS encoding type I restriction endonuclease subunit R has product MATIGEAERTAQNHVISLFRNQTLLGYEYYGNRKAYQNSNIETDKLMVFLLRQGYSDVLARRAVEELRKAADNLQSGLYATNKAVYSLLKYGAKVRENPGEAEKTVFFIDWAHQSRNDFAVAEEVTVVGNCQKRPDIVVYINGIAIAAIELKKSTISVANGIRQNLTNQHEYFIQPFFTTVQFTMAGNNSEGLRYGTVGTEEKYYLEWKNYAESRDNNSLDILEICKGLPDKLDWQLYSMFQKKRLLDLIHNFVIFDKGIKKVCRHNQFFGIKEAQLKIADGKGGIIWHTQGSGKTLIMVWLSKWILANNPEARVLIITDRDELDDQAKKTYIGVDEKIVRTKTCTDLIGKLDSYENRLICSLIHKFGNRSGEISDLDYDRYIEELYKTLPPNFSAKGKFYVFVDECHRTQSGKLHQAMKAILPRAIFIGFTGTPLLKKDKATSIEVFGGYIHTYKYDEGVADGVVLDLRYEARDVPQSITSQEKIDTWFEAKTTALTPRAKAKLKSAWGNMQTVFSSRTRLESIARDIIFDMETKSRLMNGNGNAMLVAESIYAACKYYEIFQSKGFKKCAIISSFVPREGDLRTDTVSTDEDTEAFEKYEIYMKMLYGQDVEAFEKEAKRKFVEEPANMKLLIVVDKLLTGFDAPPCTYLYIDKPMYDHGLFQAICRVNRLDGEEKDFGYIVDYKQLFGDLTDALNKYTAGAFEGYEEEDVQGLIKDRLEEARKFLDKTLEELDDLCEGVTLPRNELDYIHYFCGENGVDDNEDEAFARSREQLYRLVNRLVRAYTDIKPDMSAAGYTLYEQGKIAKKVEFYIALKATIGQASADFIDLKLFEPGMRYLIDNYIIAEDSRKLGAFDDFTLLDFILAQEEKLKGEGGNKEGAAETIENNIRKKVVEKILINPKYYEKMSAILEQLIRERREGVIAYEHLLEKYIELAKNVTVPEENDAYPVRIRKSGALRAFYDNCGQDEELSIALHEAVLRSKQDRFRNNPVKEKRIKREIFKILKEESEVDRVFNIICEQEEY; this is encoded by the coding sequence ATGGCAACAATCGGAGAAGCCGAACGGACAGCCCAAAACCATGTAATATCCTTGTTCCGCAACCAGACCTTGCTAGGCTACGAGTATTACGGCAACCGCAAGGCGTATCAGAACAGTAACATTGAAACGGATAAGCTGATGGTGTTTCTGCTTCGGCAGGGTTACAGCGACGTTTTAGCCAGACGCGCTGTTGAGGAACTGCGCAAAGCAGCGGACAATTTGCAGTCTGGGCTGTACGCCACGAACAAAGCTGTTTACTCCCTGCTCAAATACGGCGCAAAGGTGCGCGAGAACCCCGGAGAGGCTGAGAAAACCGTCTTTTTCATAGACTGGGCGCACCAGAGCAGGAACGATTTTGCTGTTGCTGAAGAAGTAACGGTGGTCGGTAACTGCCAAAAACGCCCCGATATCGTTGTGTATATCAACGGCATTGCCATTGCCGCGATTGAACTCAAGAAAAGTACGATTTCAGTTGCCAACGGTATCCGGCAGAACCTTACCAACCAGCACGAATACTTCATACAGCCTTTTTTTACAACGGTTCAGTTCACGATGGCTGGCAACAACAGCGAAGGGCTTCGCTACGGAACGGTAGGCACAGAAGAGAAGTATTATCTAGAATGGAAAAACTATGCTGAATCACGAGACAATAACTCCCTTGATATTTTGGAGATCTGCAAAGGCCTACCGGATAAGCTGGACTGGCAGCTATACAGTATGTTCCAGAAAAAGCGGTTGCTCGACCTTATTCACAACTTTGTCATCTTTGACAAGGGGATAAAGAAGGTATGCCGTCACAACCAGTTTTTCGGCATCAAAGAGGCGCAACTAAAGATTGCCGACGGTAAGGGCGGTATCATCTGGCATACCCAAGGCAGCGGCAAAACGCTGATAATGGTGTGGCTGTCAAAGTGGATTCTGGCGAACAACCCAGAGGCACGTGTGCTGATTATTACCGACCGCGACGAACTGGACGACCAGGCGAAAAAAACATATATCGGCGTTGACGAGAAAATCGTTCGGACAAAAACCTGCACGGACTTAATCGGCAAGCTGGACTCCTACGAAAACCGATTGATTTGCTCTCTCATACACAAATTCGGCAATCGCAGCGGCGAGATATCTGACCTTGATTACGACAGGTATATTGAAGAACTCTATAAAACCCTCCCGCCGAACTTTTCGGCAAAGGGCAAGTTTTATGTGTTCGTAGATGAGTGCCACCGGACGCAATCCGGTAAGCTGCATCAGGCCATGAAAGCCATTTTGCCGAGAGCAATCTTCATAGGTTTTACGGGAACGCCGCTCCTAAAGAAAGACAAAGCGACAAGTATTGAGGTATTTGGAGGTTACATCCACACCTACAAATACGATGAAGGCGTAGCGGACGGCGTCGTTCTTGACTTGCGCTATGAAGCCCGTGATGTTCCGCAAAGTATCACGTCGCAGGAGAAGATCGATACGTGGTTTGAGGCAAAAACTACCGCGCTCACTCCACGCGCAAAGGCGAAACTAAAATCGGCATGGGGCAATATGCAGACAGTGTTCAGTTCGCGCACACGGCTGGAAAGCATCGCCCGCGATATTATTTTCGATATGGAAACCAAGAGCCGCTTGATGAACGGCAATGGCAACGCCATGCTGGTTGCTGAGTCCATCTATGCGGCTTGCAAGTATTACGAGATATTCCAGTCCAAAGGTTTCAAAAAATGCGCAATTATATCTTCTTTCGTTCCGCGTGAGGGTGACTTGAGGACGGATACCGTCAGCACTGACGAGGACACCGAAGCATTCGAAAAATATGAAATATATATGAAGATGCTCTACGGGCAGGACGTGGAGGCGTTTGAAAAAGAAGCCAAGCGCAAGTTTGTGGAAGAACCCGCAAATATGAAGCTGTTGATTGTAGTGGATAAACTCCTGACAGGCTTTGATGCGCCGCCCTGTACATACCTTTATATTGATAAACCGATGTATGACCACGGACTGTTTCAGGCGATTTGCCGTGTAAATCGTCTTGATGGCGAAGAAAAGGATTTCGGCTATATCGTGGACTACAAACAGTTGTTCGGAGATTTAACAGATGCGCTAAACAAATATACAGCTGGAGCCTTTGAGGGGTATGAGGAAGAAGATGTACAAGGCTTAATCAAAGACCGTCTTGAAGAAGCGAGAAAATTCCTTGATAAGACCCTTGAAGAACTTGATGATTTGTGCGAGGGCGTAACCCTGCCACGTAATGAACTTGACTACATTCACTATTTCTGCGGGGAAAACGGTGTTGATGATAACGAAGATGAGGCGTTCGCAAGAAGCCGCGAACAACTCTATCGGCTTGTAAACCGCCTTGTTCGCGCATATACCGATATCAAGCCCGATATGAGCGCGGCAGGATATACACTTTACGAGCAGGGAAAAATCGCAAAAAAGGTTGAATTTTATATAGCATTAAAAGCGACAATCGGCCAGGCCAGCGCGGATTTCATCGACCTTAAGCTGTTTGAACCGGGGATGAGGTATTTAATTGACAATTACATTATCGCTGAGGACAGCCGCAAACTCGGTGCCTTTGATGACTTTACCCTGCTTGACTTTATCCTCGCGCAGGAAGAAAAACTAAAAGGGGAAGGCGGTAACAAAGAAGGCGCTGCAGAGACGATTGAAAACAACATCCGTAAAAAGGTTGTTGAAAAAATCCTTATCAACCCAAAATACTACGAGAAAATGTCCGCTATCTTAGAGCAGCTCATCCGCGAGCGCCGTGAGGGTGTTATTGCTTATGAGCATCTTCTCGAAAAGTACATTGAACTTGCTAAAAATGTCACTGTTCCAGAAGAGAACGACGCTTACCCTGTCCGCATTAGGAAGAGCGGTGCGCTTCGTGCTTTTTATGATAACTGCGGGCAGGACGAAGAACTATCAATTGCCTTACATGAGGCTGTACTCAGGAGCAAGCAAGACAGGTTCAGAAACAATCCCGTCAAGGAAAAACGCATTAAGCGGGAAATTTTCAAGATTTTGAAAGAAGAATCTGAGGTTGATCGGGTATTCAATATCATTTGCGAACAAGAGGAATACTGA
- a CDS encoding SprT family zinc-dependent metalloprotease has translation MQIMISGIPVEVYKKKIKNMHLYVKPPNGKVSVSAPLDMSDEAIERFVRTKSSWIKKQVNKFEVQPRQSEREYVSGETLYVWGKQYFLQVEYYGTSKNMLVLSENKAILTVRKGSTAGQRDNFVKEWYRGLLKSEVARLLPKWEKLTGLKCDGWQTKYMTTRWGTCNRAKRKIWLNLQLAKKTPECLEYVILHELVHLVEKNHNEHFISLMDKYMPYWRETKRELNGQILDFME, from the coding sequence ATGCAGATTATGATTTCTGGCATACCTGTTGAGGTATATAAAAAGAAAATAAAGAACATGCACCTATATGTTAAGCCGCCTAACGGAAAAGTATCTGTTTCGGCTCCTCTGGATATGAGCGATGAAGCAATTGAACGCTTTGTACGCACCAAATCCAGTTGGATTAAGAAACAGGTGAACAAATTTGAAGTCCAGCCTCGTCAATCTGAGCGGGAATACGTTTCCGGCGAAACGCTCTATGTTTGGGGAAAACAGTATTTTCTCCAAGTTGAATACTACGGTACTAGTAAAAACATGCTTGTCCTGTCAGAGAACAAGGCCATTCTTACTGTCCGTAAAGGCAGCACAGCCGGGCAACGGGATAATTTCGTCAAAGAATGGTATCGTGGGCTTTTAAAAAGCGAAGTGGCACGACTTCTTCCAAAATGGGAGAAGTTAACCGGTCTTAAGTGCGATGGTTGGCAGACGAAATACATGACAACCCGTTGGGGTACCTGCAACAGGGCTAAGAGAAAAATATGGCTTAATTTGCAATTGGCAAAAAAGACTCCTGAATGCCTCGAATATGTGATTCTGCACGAGCTTGTGCACCTTGTTGAAAAGAACCATAACGAGCATTTTATTTCCCTGATGGATAAATATATGCCCTATTGGAGGGAAACAAAAAGGGAGTTAAACGGGCAGATACTTGATTTCATGGAATGA